The proteins below are encoded in one region of Kiritimatiellia bacterium:
- the carB gene encoding carbamoyl-phosphate synthase large subunit, whose translation MPKRTDIHKIMIIGSGPIVIGQACEFDYSGTQACKALREEGYSVVLINSNPATIMTDPETADRIYIEPITPEAVIKILEKERPDALLPTLGGQTALNTALTVAEMGALDGFGVELIGARADVIRRAEDRIEFKETMEKAGVECLRSRLVNTVEGALEAAEWIGYPVIVRPSFTLGGTGGGTAYNREELERIAFGGLQASLNHTVLIEESVLGWKEYELEVMRDRKDNCVIVCSIENVDPMGIHTGDSVTVAPVQTLTDREYQRMRDAAIRVMRAIGVETGGSNVQFAVNPKNGRMVVIEMNPRVSRSSALASKATGFPIAKIAAKLAVGFTLDEIPNDITRETPACFEPTLDYVVVKFPRFAFEKFPGAEPILGVSMKSVGETMAIGTNFKEAYQKALRGLEIGVDGYDLKLEAKVAHIVDVEAELKRPRADRHFLIKRALKMGIPVERISELTGIDPWFVDNFAEIVEMERKILSLPRQLPLPDETLRAAKRMGFSDRQIAALRGDPAADSDIRAQRLKAGIRPVYRLVDTCAGEFEAYTPYYYSSYQTFDQSRVSRRKKVIILSSGPNRIGQGIEFDYCCVHTVRAVREMGYEAIMVNSNPETVSTDYDTSDKLYFEPLTFEDVMNIYENEDPYGIIVQMGGQTPLNLAVPLRKAGCRLLGTSAESIDIAEDRKRCRELLERLGLRQPESDTVMSVQEAAAVARKIGYPVMIRPSYVLGGRAMMVAASEDELGPFVEAAFLASPGYPVLIDRYLERAIEVDVDLLCDGRDVYIGGVMQHVEVAGIHSGDSACATPPHTLPKRIVDEIKDACAKIALALDVRGLLNVQLAVKGDEIYIIEINPRASRTVPYVSKATGIPLARYAAKIALGMTLKELGLAGAAPERPWCAVKEAVLPFNRFPGVDPVLGPEMKSTGEVMGIDRNFELAYWKSQIAAGQKLPNSGNVFLSARDTDKPWVVQIARELVSMGFHLFATSGTAQALHEAGLDAAVVRKLVEGEHPNVLDLMKRGQIHLVINTPSGAVARADEIKIRSEAISRGIPIITTEDGARATVGSIRYVREHGWDVRALQDYLG comes from the coding sequence ATGCCCAAACGGACTGACATTCACAAGATTATGATCATTGGGTCGGGGCCGATCGTGATCGGCCAGGCCTGTGAATTTGATTATTCCGGCACACAGGCCTGCAAGGCCCTTCGGGAGGAGGGCTACTCTGTGGTGCTGATCAACAGCAATCCTGCCACGATTATGACCGATCCCGAAACGGCCGATCGGATTTACATCGAGCCCATCACGCCGGAGGCGGTCATCAAGATCCTCGAGAAAGAGCGGCCGGACGCGCTGTTGCCGACGCTGGGCGGACAGACAGCGCTGAACACGGCGCTCACAGTGGCGGAGATGGGCGCGCTGGATGGGTTCGGTGTGGAGTTGATCGGTGCGCGCGCCGACGTGATCCGACGGGCTGAGGACCGGATCGAATTCAAGGAGACCATGGAGAAAGCCGGCGTCGAATGCCTGCGTAGCCGCCTCGTCAATACGGTGGAGGGCGCCCTCGAGGCGGCCGAGTGGATCGGCTATCCAGTCATCGTTCGTCCGAGCTTCACACTCGGCGGCACGGGGGGCGGAACGGCGTACAATCGGGAGGAGCTCGAACGCATCGCGTTTGGCGGCCTCCAGGCGAGCCTCAACCATACGGTCCTGATCGAGGAATCCGTGCTCGGCTGGAAGGAATATGAGCTCGAGGTGATGCGCGACCGGAAAGACAACTGCGTCATCGTGTGTTCGATTGAGAATGTCGATCCCATGGGAATTCACACCGGCGACAGCGTGACGGTCGCGCCGGTGCAGACGCTGACCGACCGCGAATACCAGCGCATGCGGGACGCCGCCATCCGGGTCATGCGCGCCATCGGCGTGGAGACCGGCGGATCCAACGTGCAGTTTGCGGTCAATCCGAAGAACGGCCGGATGGTGGTGATCGAGATGAACCCCCGCGTCTCGCGGAGTTCGGCGCTGGCCTCGAAGGCGACGGGATTCCCGATTGCCAAAATCGCTGCCAAATTGGCGGTCGGCTTCACGCTCGATGAGATTCCAAACGACATCACTCGCGAAACGCCTGCGTGTTTTGAGCCGACCCTCGACTATGTGGTCGTGAAGTTTCCCCGATTCGCATTCGAAAAATTTCCGGGCGCAGAGCCGATTCTCGGCGTCAGCATGAAGTCCGTCGGCGAAACGATGGCGATTGGGACGAATTTCAAAGAGGCCTATCAAAAGGCGTTGCGCGGCCTGGAAATCGGCGTGGACGGCTATGATCTGAAGCTCGAGGCGAAGGTGGCGCACATTGTAGATGTGGAGGCGGAACTCAAGCGGCCGCGCGCCGACCGCCACTTCCTGATCAAGCGGGCGCTGAAGATGGGCATCCCGGTCGAGCGGATCAGCGAGCTGACGGGCATCGATCCATGGTTCGTCGACAACTTTGCGGAAATCGTCGAAATGGAGCGGAAAATCCTATCTCTGCCCCGCCAGTTGCCGTTGCCCGACGAAACGCTTCGCGCCGCAAAACGGATGGGCTTCTCCGATCGCCAGATTGCCGCGCTCCGCGGGGATCCCGCGGCGGATTCCGACATTCGCGCCCAGCGGCTCAAAGCGGGAATTCGGCCCGTGTACCGTCTGGTCGACACCTGCGCGGGCGAATTCGAGGCCTACACGCCGTACTACTACTCCAGCTATCAGACGTTCGATCAATCTCGTGTCTCTCGTCGGAAAAAGGTCATCATCTTGAGCAGCGGCCCGAATCGAATCGGTCAAGGGATCGAATTCGATTACTGCTGCGTTCACACGGTCCGCGCGGTCCGGGAGATGGGCTATGAGGCCATCATGGTCAACAGCAATCCCGAGACGGTCTCCACCGACTATGACACGTCGGACAAGCTTTATTTTGAGCCGCTGACGTTCGAAGATGTCATGAACATCTACGAGAACGAGGATCCATACGGCATCATCGTTCAGATGGGCGGTCAGACGCCTCTGAACCTCGCCGTCCCGCTTCGGAAGGCGGGCTGCCGCCTGCTCGGTACCTCCGCCGAGAGCATCGATATCGCAGAAGACCGAAAGCGCTGCCGAGAACTCCTCGAGCGACTCGGCCTGCGGCAGCCGGAGAGCGACACCGTCATGTCGGTGCAAGAGGCGGCAGCGGTCGCCCGCAAAATCGGTTATCCGGTGATGATACGGCCCTCCTACGTTCTCGGCGGCCGCGCGATGATGGTGGCCGCCAGCGAAGACGAGCTTGGCCCCTTTGTCGAGGCCGCCTTCCTTGCCAGTCCCGGCTACCCCGTTTTGATCGACCGCTATCTGGAGCGCGCGATCGAGGTGGACGTTGATCTGCTTTGTGACGGGCGGGACGTTTATATAGGGGGGGTCATGCAACATGTCGAGGTGGCCGGAATTCATTCTGGCGACAGCGCGTGCGCGACGCCGCCGCACACGCTTCCGAAACGAATCGTCGATGAAATTAAGGATGCCTGCGCCAAAATAGCCTTAGCCCTCGACGTGCGGGGCCTCTTGAACGTGCAACTGGCGGTGAAGGGTGACGAAATCTACATCATCGAAATCAATCCACGCGCATCCCGAACCGTGCCTTATGTGAGCAAGGCGACGGGGATTCCGCTAGCTCGGTACGCGGCGAAAATTGCTCTCGGCATGACTCTGAAGGAGCTCGGTCTTGCCGGCGCTGCGCCGGAACGGCCGTGGTGTGCGGTCAAGGAGGCCGTACTGCCCTTTAACCGCTTTCCGGGCGTCGACCCCGTTCTCGGTCCGGAGATGAAGTCGACGGGCGAGGTAATGGGTATCGACCGCAATTTCGAACTGGCGTATTGGAAAAGCCAGATTGCCGCTGGCCAGAAGTTGCCGAACTCCGGGAATGTCTTTCTGAGCGCGCGTGATACCGATAAGCCATGGGTGGTGCAAATTGCGCGGGAGCTCGTTTCGATGGGGTTTCACCTCTTCGCCACGTCGGGAACCGCACAGGCGCTTCACGAGGCGGGCCTCGACGCCGCCGTGGTTCGGAAACTGGTCGAGGGCGAGCATCCGAATGTGTTGGATTTGATGAAGCGCGGTCAGATCCATTTGGTGATCAACACGCCCAGCGGCGCTGTCGCGCGGGCCGACGAAATCAAAATCCGGTCAGAAGCCATCAGCCGCGGAATCCCCATCATCACCACGGAAGATGGCGCACGTGCCACCGTCGGATCGATTCGCTACGTGCGTGAGCACGGGTGGGATGTGCGCGCGCTTCAGGATTATCTAGGTTGA
- the mscL gene encoding large-conductance mechanosensitive channel protein MscL, whose translation MKVIQEFKEFALRGNVVDLAVGIIIGGAFGKITTSLVNDVIMPPIGYVVGRVDFKDLKISLTPPGETAAEVTINYGAFINTVVDFLIVAFALFLVVKAMNQLKRKQQAAPAAPPAPPPEVALLTEIRDLLKSR comes from the coding sequence ATGAAAGTTATCCAGGAGTTCAAAGAGTTCGCCTTGCGGGGAAATGTGGTCGATCTCGCGGTCGGCATCATCATAGGTGGCGCATTTGGAAAAATCACGACCTCGCTGGTCAATGACGTGATCATGCCGCCGATCGGTTACGTCGTGGGCAGGGTCGACTTCAAGGATTTGAAAATCTCGCTGACCCCCCCAGGCGAAACGGCCGCGGAGGTCACCATCAACTATGGCGCGTTTATCAACACAGTTGTGGATTTTCTTATCGTGGCCTTCGCGCTGTTCCTGGTTGTTAAAGCCATGAACCAGCTCAAGCGCAAACAGCAAGCCGCACCGGCTGCTCCACCCGCGCCCCCGCCCGAGGTTGCGCTGCTCACTGAAATCAGAGACCTTTTGAAATCTCGCTGA
- a CDS encoding PatB family C-S lyase, which translates to MGLYPFDEAPDRTGTGSLKWDRYRGRDVIPLWVADMDFKSPPEVIAALLRRVEHGVFGYTIPYAEVIEETLAYLRRRHGIEARPDWLVWLPGLVPALNLLCRAFCAPGEAVMTCTPVYPPFLSAPVNQERKRIAVPLRLEGDHWGFDWAAMEAAVTPQTRLFILCHPHNPVGRVWRRGELETLLDFCERHDLVLVSDEIHCDLILDDHVPWTPTLVLGERAAGRTITLHSPSKTFNLPGLACAYAVIPNDRLRATFQRACRGIVTEINAFGYAGCAAAYRFGEPWRQELIAYLRANRDLLYSFAKEHLPRILLRPMEATYLAWLDVRGLGVEHPHRFFEEAGVGLSNGVDFGAPGFLRLNFGCPRSRLESALERMARALRAVV; encoded by the coding sequence ATGGGACTCTACCCGTTCGATGAAGCGCCGGACCGGACGGGAACGGGGAGCCTGAAATGGGATCGCTACCGGGGCCGAGATGTCATTCCCCTCTGGGTCGCGGACATGGATTTCAAATCGCCCCCCGAGGTCATAGCCGCCCTGCTGCGTCGAGTTGAGCACGGCGTGTTTGGATACACGATTCCCTACGCGGAGGTCATAGAGGAAACACTCGCCTATTTACGGCGCCGGCATGGCATTGAGGCAAGGCCCGATTGGCTGGTCTGGCTGCCCGGCCTTGTCCCAGCCCTGAATTTGCTATGCCGAGCCTTCTGCGCGCCGGGGGAGGCGGTCATGACATGCACGCCCGTGTACCCGCCTTTTCTCAGCGCGCCGGTCAACCAGGAGCGGAAGCGGATCGCGGTGCCGCTTCGCCTCGAAGGGGACCATTGGGGATTCGACTGGGCTGCTATGGAGGCCGCTGTAACGCCGCAGACGCGGCTTTTCATCCTCTGCCACCCGCATAATCCCGTCGGCCGGGTCTGGCGGCGAGGCGAGCTCGAGACGCTTCTCGATTTTTGCGAGCGGCACGACCTGGTGTTGGTGTCGGACGAAATTCACTGTGATTTGATCTTGGATGACCATGTTCCGTGGACACCGACCCTTGTGCTAGGCGAGCGCGCGGCCGGCCGTACAATTACGCTCCATTCCCCCAGCAAGACTTTCAATTTGCCCGGACTCGCATGCGCCTACGCGGTAATTCCCAACGACCGGCTGCGCGCAACCTTCCAGCGCGCTTGCAGAGGAATCGTGACCGAAATCAATGCTTTCGGCTATGCCGGTTGCGCTGCAGCCTATCGGTTCGGCGAACCGTGGAGGCAGGAGCTGATAGCGTATTTGCGAGCCAATCGTGATCTTCTCTACTCGTTCGCCAAGGAGCATTTGCCGCGAATACTTTTGCGGCCGATGGAGGCAACGTACCTGGCCTGGCTGGACGTGCGTGGACTCGGGGTCGAACACCCTCACCGTTTCTTCGAAGAAGCGGGAGTGGGGCTTTCGAATGGCGTCGACTTCGGCGCGCCGGGTTTTCTGCGACTGAATTTCGGATGTCCTCGAAGCCGTCTGGAGTCGGCGCTCGAACGTATGGCCCGAGCGCTCAGGGCCGTCGTCTAA
- a CDS encoding ABC transporter permease, producing the protein MNRLVFRRILAIAAITVRSAVRSKMVVCLLALMAAAVVGLPLTLKGDGTAEGQLRIVLNYSLGAAFGLLALSSLWAGALSISEEIEQKQIHLVAVKPVTCMEIWLGKWLGIMAINTVLLAAAFAATLALLPRDLLDAQSDKRGDWQLVFQPVSPVEENLESAAQALLEERIRSGAYPADVNQQVALRQIRQELLARSSAVAPGRRKDWSFQLDRPIRAAESVRIRFRASPSQLNLSGSEGIWIASVSGATVWQTNVTFIPQSVQVVDVPAGVLAGARELTLSFVNRDSSNQTLIFDPADGIRVLLPAGGFYGNCARAFVMLLTRLAFLSAVGVTSGALFSVPVALFMAVAFLLSVQLAGYTAEFRSDERGVLAVLERTGEILRVALHPLRTPPALDLVATGMLVEGRDLLRVFGVQALAYGGLFAGLGAGILSRRELALPSA; encoded by the coding sequence ATGAATCGTCTGGTATTTCGGCGAATTCTGGCGATTGCCGCTATCACTGTCCGCAGCGCCGTCCGCTCAAAAATGGTTGTTTGTTTGCTGGCGCTGATGGCCGCGGCCGTCGTGGGCCTCCCACTGACGCTGAAAGGCGATGGCACGGCCGAAGGCCAGTTGCGGATTGTGCTAAATTACAGCCTGGGCGCAGCGTTTGGGCTGCTCGCCCTGTCCAGTTTGTGGGCGGGCGCTTTGTCGATTTCCGAGGAGATCGAGCAAAAGCAGATTCACCTGGTGGCGGTCAAACCGGTCACCTGTATGGAAATCTGGCTCGGAAAATGGCTCGGAATCATGGCCATCAACACGGTGCTCCTTGCCGCGGCATTTGCGGCCACGCTGGCCCTTCTGCCACGCGACCTACTCGACGCGCAGTCGGACAAACGAGGAGACTGGCAACTGGTCTTCCAGCCGGTCTCGCCGGTCGAAGAAAACCTTGAATCGGCGGCGCAAGCGCTTCTGGAAGAACGAATCCGTTCGGGCGCCTACCCGGCCGATGTAAATCAACAAGTAGCCCTGCGCCAGATTCGGCAGGAGTTGCTAGCCCGAAGCTCAGCCGTCGCACCAGGGCGCCGGAAGGACTGGTCTTTCCAACTCGATCGCCCAATCCGGGCCGCGGAAAGCGTCAGGATCCGGTTTCGGGCTTCGCCGTCACAGCTAAATCTTTCCGGCTCGGAGGGAATATGGATTGCCTCTGTTAGCGGTGCGACGGTGTGGCAAACCAATGTGACCTTCATTCCCCAGTCCGTTCAGGTGGTGGATGTGCCGGCCGGCGTTTTAGCTGGAGCGCGGGAGCTTACATTGTCCTTTGTCAACCGGGACAGCAGCAACCAGACCCTGATTTTTGATCCTGCCGATGGCATTCGTGTTTTGCTCCCGGCGGGCGGTTTTTACGGAAACTGCGCCCGTGCCTTTGTTATGTTGCTGACGCGACTGGCATTCCTCTCCGCGGTAGGCGTGACATCTGGGGCGCTGTTTTCCGTACCGGTTGCCTTGTTCATGGCGGTTGCGTTCCTGTTGAGTGTCCAGTTAGCCGGGTATACGGCGGAATTTCGCTCGGATGAACGCGGCGTTCTCGCAGTCCTGGAGCGGACAGGTGAAATCTTGCGCGTGGCGTTGCACCCGCTTCGAACGCCGCCGGCCCTCGACCTTGTTGCGACAGGAATGCTGGTGGAGGGTCGAGACCTGTTACGTGTATTCGGGGTTCAGGCGCTCGCCTATGGCGGCCTCTTTGCCGGATTGGGCGCCGGCATTCTGTCGCGTCGCGAGCTGGCGCTGCCGAGCGCGTGA